Below is a window of Paramisgurnus dabryanus chromosome 20, PD_genome_1.1, whole genome shotgun sequence DNA.
AAATAAAACACTTAGCTCAAATAAACATGTTAGCGGCGGTTCAAGACTTTTAACTTGAAAAACGACTGTAGGGTCACATTGAAGACGTCACATCGTTCCTGCCTTCACACACCGCTGCCTGCTGCTGTCTACAGCGCGCTGGTATCTTGCGCGCCTGTCATGAACTGAGCTGGGCTTGCAATGAAGtggatgcatttttagtttgcGGAGTAGTTATTTATTAATCCATGTGACCAAACTTGTGAAGAGAAAAGAGTGCAGAAAAGAGCGAAAAACAGATTAACAGCATGAATGAGCCCGAGGGACTGCGCTTCAGAAGGTTAAACAGACCTCAAATTATCACAGACGAAACCCATGAACCCCAGCCAAAAAACACAAGGTAAGACCCAGTTGCGTTCTTAAAAACActtcatttatatttgataTCTCTCTTGTGCACTTGTATTATTGTTATGTGTAAAACACGCCCACTATGCGGCTTTAAAGTGTTATATGGGTAACGTTATGTATGCATTGCAGCACGTACAGTGGGAAGGTGTTTCGTGTGACATTACTCACGCTGGTGGCCTTCCTGCTCTTCCCATTGCTCGTGGTGGTTTTCCTGTTAGAGTCTCCCATTGATCCAGAGGCATTCAGGTGAGCTTCAGCATTGCTTCACACTACCAAACACATCACTACTGTAGACCGTATTTACTTAAATACAGAATAAAATATGGTGACATAAACACGATACAGTGAATAAGAGATCTAGGGGGTCCAAGAAATGTTATGAACATTTCAATTTCAGTATTTTTTGGCTAGGAATAACAATTACGCAATTTTCATTGTCATTAATGGACATTCTGTTCGTCTCTGTCCTACTTCTAGTAAATGGCTATTGGTAAATACCTGTACACAATTGTATTACACAATACCACAAGGAACTTCCTGTTATTTTTATTGGCCAGTCTGGAAATGTTGAAATCAatgtaaagcatttttttaacaGGTACaagctttctttaaaaaaagaattATAAAAACCTTAAGaaattacttaattttttagTTAGGAAAAGTAGCACAAAAATTAAAGTGGTTTCAAAGACACAGATGAGTACTTTTTTTATATTCCTTTAAATGGAAAACCTCTTTCATGTGAGCCAGTGTAGTCTTTTTGAGTCACATTTCATATATGAATATACATTTAAGACAAGTGCAaccaaaataaaaatcattGATCTACCAACTAAATAACTGTGCATTTGCAGTGAATTAGGACTGGAGCCTTTCATCTACATAGAGCATAATAAGGTCCAAACTATTTGTGTGTTgtacacaaaaaatgctgggtaatTTCCCACCCAACATTGGGTCTGAAAGGCATGACAATTGCTGCCTGATTAAATTAACTTAGAAAATGGATAGGCAGTTTCAACATAAAGGGACATGGCATCTGACGCACAGTCACTATGCTTATTGGGACATCCGGTATCATCACATCCATTTTGCATGATTGACATGTGACAGTGAATataataggtgtgttcgacttcatgctgcgcaTGACAATCAGTGGCTGACTTGAAGTACTGCGCCATGTCGGTTAGAAATCTTGTCCGACTTAAGCTGGCGCTGAAGGCATGTGATTGTGACCTATGGTTTTAAAGTACCGCGCAAGCATTTctctccagagcggctgcacAGTTCTAATGACGACATGGCTCTGTACACTGTACACAAGGGCGGCCGCATGCcgaaaaaagtttgaaaatcaCTGCTCCAGGGTGCAGCAGCTGtacttgttgttgtttttctgtaTAAAAACTAAGGCCACTGATAAGTCCAAGAAGGTGTGACTGTAATGTACGCAAAGATAACTTAACTGAAATCTATCAAACCTTAAGCACTTATTTAGTGTATGCACAATTAAATGCACAAGACCACAAGTGTAAAAATTATGACCTGCCCCAAGTCTTTTAAAATCATATCATAGCTTTGTTTAACCTACAGACAGAAATTAAAATCATTATGGTATCATCATTATGTAATAGCTCTGTTTACATAAATGTGATTCATAATTGAATCATTCTTATGAGTGAATTCTTACAATGAATCAGATGGTTTATAAAATTGGTCCGAATAATATGCTTATGAAACATTGCAGTATCATATGGCTCACATAGAAAACTTGTATTATTTCCCATGTCATATGGACTCTATGACATAgtctgtaataaaatatgataCTTTTATAGTGTATATGCATACATTTATCAACCAAAAAAGCATCAGTCCACATTCATTGTAAAAGGACACAGAGAACATTTTTCTAAAACGTTTCGTGATTCATGCAAGAAATTATATGAAATaaagttttcattttttgctGAGCTGTCCCTTTAACTGAACTCTCAAATGTTTTCTAATTTCTCTTCATCTTTTTATTCCGTGTCAATAGTTAATAATTGATGTTGATATGTAGGTCATTTCCAGCACTTCTGAACATGAGACTTGACCGATgtctgtttttcatttatttcattaGTCTGAATGAACCTCCTCTTATGACCGGCTGTTACGAGCCCAACCTGAAACTGAGACAAGCAGAGCGACTGTTTGAGGATCGACTTATCGGCCCAGAATCCATTGCTAACATCGGAGGTCAGTATTTGCACAACAGTTCAGTCAGTGCCTCACATTTCACCCAGTGTATTGAAGGTCAACTGTGAGTGTTAGACAGCAGgccaaaataaatgaaagatgAGTTGTGACATAGAAACACAttgtatgtgaccctgtctgtgaaatccaggttaatGTCATCGATTTCAATTAATTTGACACGCTCTTACTCCAAGTCAATATTGAAGATACCAAGGTTATATCTTTACACaatattctttacattatgtaggatttataaaaaaaaatctatttagcTGGATTTTTACAAGCAGGGCTACATACTTGAAGCCATGTGGAAGAAAATTGTAATCTCTTTAAAATCATTGTTTTGTAGATGTTTTGTACACTGGCACTGCTGATGGAAAGATTGTGAAAATCGAAGGCCAGAAATTTCATGTGCTAACAACACTTGGCAAGCCACCATGTGGTAAGAGCACCAGAAATACCAGATTGCTTAAGGACTGTGAAACACTGTCATAGACACAATAACTGTGACGGATGAGGATATGTAACTGTAACTCTTTCATAAGCTCAAATTGTACACAAATAGGTAAGGGTAATCGGTGTAGTTCAGGACGAATCGTTAATACAAATcaactttaaaacataaaaatctgTTGTGATAAAGATTCGCAGGAGGGTTGGATGGTGTTGGTGTTGCCAAAACTAGGGCTATGTTTACACAACAGCGATGTTGTATAAACACGTATACACAACAGATCTGTGAAAATGACTGAAAACCAGGCCACGAGTTGGCAATGTTagtttgtaaagaaacactacacATAGCTGTGCTATATAAGTATGCATTCTTCTATAGAGCGATGAATACAAACAATCAAAATGGCGAAAGCCAATTTCATTTAGATGGACGATGAGGTAGGTTTATTCCCCAGACTAAAAAGTGGCAGCATATTGTTAAGTTTGTTGGAGAAGCGTTAATAAACTCAGTATCTTTAGTAGCACAAACACAATCCTGTAAGCCAAGCCCCCATTGTTGTTATGGCTGTCAAGTACTCATGCAGAACCTGTGATGCGCATGAAGCCATCGTTTAcagaaaattgtgtttttgtcatttaACTAGAAACGATAACGCTGTCattttcaaaaatgcattttgaaaattAGTTTTGGCAACcaagggttttcaaactttttatttaattaataataataattccttacatttatatagcgcttttctcagtactcaaagcgctttacatatgaacgggggaatctcctcaaccaccaccaatgtgcagcatccacctggataatgcaacggcagccatattgcgccagaacgctcaccacacaccagcccattagtggagaggagatagagtgatatagccgattagtatgagggatgattagtagggcaatgggcaagtttggccaggatgccggggcacacccctactcttttcgaaggacatcctgggatttttaatgaccacagagagtcaggaccttggtttaacgtctcatccgaaggatggtgctttttgacagtatagtgtccccatcactatactggggtgttaggacccacacagaccacagggtgagcactagtgctgtgttcaaaatatcgatacgatgatacatcgtcatggattcctgacgatgcgcgcatcgatacagcaccttccgtatcgattcggatgtacttttgaaagtaacgtgacgaatttctgttgatccgtgatccattTGGAAAGGACGTATGTGTCCCGCGGAGTACGTAGAGTTAAAGGTGGCGgggtatactttcactttgcgtgtctgtctgtctcgctggcgcacgtgtctgcatagtgagccgcgtactcgcgctctctctctctcgcgcgcattaaagtcaatgtgttcagtatgaaagcgcagatatcttagcctatactactgcaaagggctttattagccatgctcttataaaacagtactaacgcatttgagaagaaacacgacaaagatttgcatgtgaaaagtttacgtctagagaagagatacagagctacttcaaactataactgtcacattaataatctgatttctattaaatagtatttagtctgactgcatgtttatagatatattcatagatgtagaataatgagagacaagagtaaggcaccatctttgtaaaactgcttttaaaaaaacacaagttaagtactaactctgggattttaaatatttctaatagctaataaatgaatggcaaaaacacaactgttacaacactgcttattcaatgtacaataaacaaataataataaaaataataataataatgttacttaattctgaacaaaaatgtaattcaaaatagtcttgtatcgtgatgcgcatcgtatcggggaattgttggcgatacacagccctagtgagcaccccctgctggtctcactaacaccactaccagcagcaacctggtttttcccaggtggtctcccatccaagtactgaccaggctcagccctgcttagcttcagtgggcaagctgtcttgggctacaaaATCCTGAAGTACGTTACTTCACTGAGTACTTCAAAATACCAGAACTATGTGATTCTATTTAACGACATAATTAAATGGGACCCACCAACataaacaaaatttttaaatggacaaacttttattattttcatttattaagGAAATGTAAGTTTAATTGCAATACCAAAATACCTCATGGTATATCATAGTAAAATCATTGTCATTTCTTTTCATTAGTTAGACTGAACTGTTTTTGTGTCATTCACTGCTACAGCCAAACGACAATGTGCAGCCCACCTTATCCCACTTGGGACGATAAATGCCAGTAAAAATGCTTGTCTGATATCGATTCTGAATCACACAGCCGATATACCACACAGCGTTATAGGGGGATATTCAGgtttttattactgtaacaaCACCTCTATATCACTTTTATATCATAATGGCTTATTTAGTTAATAATGAATAATGTTAATTCTCATCCATGTCTAAAGTTAAagattaaaaatgtgtttattaatcTGTGGCAAACGATCCTAAACAGCACAtcagtttgttttgtttatttatattttgacatttaaatatgttttacttttttaaagctGCACAAACTTAAAAATAGTGCGGTACTTTACTGAGTATTTCAAAATCCTGACTGGCATTGTGCATGCAACCAGGAAAATAGGTCCTGTGACTCGTTCCTGTAAATTAATACCAGAACTATGTGGTCCGAAAGTGGCTATGGATAATTCAATATGTTCCTGTCAAGTGGACACCtaaaagatgtgtgtgtgttttttaaacattcGGACCCAAAAGAGTTTAGTAGATCATTCCACAAGTATGGAAAAGTGGATTAGGAGAGGATATTGTGTCCCTGAGGACATGTTTGTGCTTAATGTTTAAATGGTGACTAGCTTTAACACTTGGAGCATCTTTTATCTGTCAACTAAAGGGTTCTTACTTGCAGGTATCATGaatgacatatttttaaattatacatTGCTCTCTGAGTTCGACTTATGAGGCATTTCGGCAgcactttttttcaataaaatcTGTTTGTGGACTAATGAGGAAGTTACGAGTTAGGAAACTTACAGGGTGGGTTTTTTATATAGTAAAAAGTGATGTTAATCAGATATGAAATATCAATATCACATAGTGGTGGTGGATAACCCCTATGTCTTTTGCTACCCAATTCAAAGGTTCTCATGAACATGAGCACATCTGTGGACGTCCCTTGGGAATTCGCGTTGGACCCAATGGCACCTTGTTTGTGGCTGATGCTTATTTAGGATTGTTTGAAGTCAATCCTGTCACGGGTAAAGAAGGCTTCCTTTAAAATTAttaagttttaaaatatttatctgAAATGAACATTACACCTACAGTTGCATACTGTATATGACCGTGTTGCTGAATTGTGATCAccttttgtattatttttccaCCTCATATTTTTGGTCACTAGGTGAGGCAAAATCTCTGGTGAGCACAGGGACGTTGATCGGAGGCCGACGTCTGGCTTTTGTAAATGATCTGGACGTCACGCAGGATGGGAGGAAGGTGTACTTCACAGACTCCAGCAGCAAATGGCACCGCAGAGATTTCATGTACCTGATCATGGAAGCCACAGCAGATGGACGGTAAGTGGGGCATAAAAAAGAGCATAAATTCCGAATGACTGATTCATTTGAAAGGAAACTGTGTTTTAATACAGCAGCTTTGCCATTTTAGTGTGTTGGAGTATGATACAGAGACCAAAGAAGTTACAGTAATGATGGAGAACCTACGCTTCCCCAACGGCATCCAGCTGTTTCCTGATGAGGAATCTGTTCTGGTGGCTGAAACCACCATGGCAAGAATAAAAAGGTGATGTACTAATACAAATTATCAATCATGTGGTTAATAATCTTTCAAATTAAAAATTTGAAGGGAGTGTTTGCATGGGGAAATATAATGAAAATCtgccatttttttaatgtttaagtgctataatttggtcccaagtgattctatcaacctagaaaatgtgtaaaagaacaacccagtaacttagttttggtaaaccatggttgtgatgtcagaaggggataaaaccgccccttaatctgcactatccaaatCCCATTTAAGTGTGTTCTAAGTGCATTATAATTTAGGCGTGATTCTTATATAGTCCTGGACCTGGCCTGTAGACCCGTTCGCAATTTGGTGTTGGGGGAATTTCTCACTTGAACTGAGCTAGTGGGTCCCTAGACATGAAATATCACTGAGGTGCTCATCCGCCATAGTGCCACGAATTACATAATAGTCAAGTCAAATATGTCCGCCATCGGATGATGATGAAAATCTAACTTCTTTGTTTCTGATTGTTAATACACATGTAATACCACTAATTTGACTAATTATGGTATGTAGAATTCATTTCAGCCAATGATATGATCATATTGGGTGATTCTGACCTTGAAAGGGCATGGTCAAGGTCGTTTTCCTATTCTGAAGAATCTCAAAAGACATGTACATGTGAACTActaccccaaatcagaaaaagatgggacactgtagaaattgtgagtaaaaaaggaatggaataatttacaaatctcataaacttatattttattcacagtagaatataaataacatatcaaatgttgaaagtaagatattttgaaatgtcatgccaaatattggctcattttggatttcatgagagctacacattccaaaaaaagttgggacaggtagcaataagaggccagaaaattttaatatacatattaggaacagttgaaggaccaatttgcaacttattaggtcaattggcaacatgattgggtataaaaaagcctgtcagagtggcagtgtctgtcagaagtcaagatgggcagagaatcaccaattctccCAATGCTGCGGTGAAAAAttgttttctgagtttctcagagaaaaattgcaaagagtttaaagttatcatcatctacggtgcaaaatatcatccaaagattcagagaatctggaacaatctctgggCGTAAGGATCAAGgccggaaaaccatacttgatgcccgtgatcttcgggcccttagactgcactgcatcacatagaggaatgctactgtaatggaaatcataacatgggctctgcAATACTTCCTAAAAACATTGTTGGTGAACACAAACCACCGTGCCATTCAcagttgccagctaaaactctataggtcaaacaagaagccatatctatacatgatccagaagcacaggtgttttctctgggccaaggctcatttaaaatggactttggcaatgtggaaaactgttctgtggtcagacgaatcaaaatttgaagatctttttggaaaactgggacatCATTTCATCCAGATTAAAGAGGACAAGGATCATATGCTCCCATTCAGAcatcgtctctttcagggaagaccttgcatattccaacatgacaatgccagaacACATACttcatcaattacaacatcatggCTGTGTAGAAGAAGGATCCGGGTACTGAAacggccagcctgcagtccagatctttcacccaaagaaaagatttggtgcatcataaagaggaagatgcgacagagaagacctaagacagttgagcaactagaagcctgttttagacaagaatgggacaacgttcctattcctaaacattggtcctcctccagctgttccttatatgtacatttaacttttccggcctcttattgctacctgtcccaactttttttggaatgtgtagctctcatgaaaactaaaatgagccaatatttggcatgacatttcaaaatgtctcactttctacatttgatatgttatttatattctactgtgaataaaatataagtttatgagatttgtaaattattccattccttttttactcacaatttctacagtgtcccaactttttctgatttggggttgtacatgTCTGCCCTTATACTGTGTATTTGTACAACACTAGACAGAGTTCACAGAAAATAAGAAGACATGGTATCTTGAAAATAGCAATGTGCTAAAGTTCAGACATCCTGAGCTGTATTGGCGCTTCTCTATAGGCCATTGGGTTGTGCAGGATTGCCCTGGCTGGTTCTGTGCTGTGAGAGGGACATGTCATGAAGGTCAAGCAGACCATTCAGCGAGTGTCAAAGGGTCCTGTACGTCACTATATAGTAGGAGCCACACACAATACAAATGCTGTAGCAGAGTTTTAGGTCTTGTTCCATGAGATTGGGATGATCACTGATATCCTCAACTATCTCACCAACAACCACACTTTGAAACAGACAAAATGCCACTGGTGAGAGGCACCATCAAGCAGTCTTGTGTCTTGGAGCGTCACTGTCAAAGACAGTGATTAAACCAGATATCCTGACTGAAGATGACTGTATGAGCAAGGTGGGGACTAAACATGCTGCTATGATATCTGACCCAGTCCAATACTTAGCCAACATTGGAGAGGCAGACACCTTAACAGAGCAAGATGCAGCGTTGGCTGAGAAGTACTTTGTGTGTGTCTGGGCCGGGGCCATGTCAACAACAACAGCTAAGAGATTTGATGACTTCAGAGTAGAAATCTGCACCAGTGGAAGTACTGGAATTGATGCTCTCCCTCCCACAAGTAGTGGGATCAGATGCCACATCCGAATGGCTTTTCTGGTTCATACAAAATGCCACTTGCTTGCAACAGCCAAGGAACCTAAAGCAAGACTAGAGCCAACGGAACATGGATGGAAGGAGCACTTTGGCAAACTCCTGCCATCAAAATGTCTGAAGCCCTTATCAGGAATTCTGCTCACAGTATGTAAGTGTGCAGGCAAGTGTGACTATCACCGATGTGGCTTTCATGCTGCTGGAGATTCATGCACCGTATCCTGCCATGGAAAGTCATCCTGTAAAAACCCATCCCACTAACATGCATGCACACCCACAGTACACTTTGAGAGAAATCAGACTATATGTGCAATTTTAGTTAATTTGGTATCATGTAATTTGTATCACTTTTATAGCTACATGATTTTATTTGCAcccaattgttttattttatatcagGGAGGTTATcacgtcaattaagagaaaaagcttccctgccaaatgacaagtttttccggctttccgcaatacagCTATTatccacaacttataaaacccggaagtatcgccctaggccaagcagctgcatgtccgtgtatgttttaaggattgctctgaatctgatctctatcaaaagtcgtTCACacaaattatctcagctttttgctcaaaattttgtgtttttgaagaaacctacccatgtttgagaggtgataaaaagagaacaaaagaAGGTAGGATGGAACAGTTTCAGGAAGGCATtcaatttttgtaaaaatcatgaaaaatgctggcgctggctggcaactttttaaaaaaatgctggcggcgagagagttaatgttaaaaacagtattAGCAATGATAGTTAAATGTCAGATTAAGTAGAATTTGACTTATTGCATCTGGTTTTTATTCCTAATAATGGCCAAGTTATGGTCAAGGTcttcagaataaaaaaaagaccTTGACCATGACCTTTTAAGGTCAAAAATCACCCAATATGGCCACAACAttatcagaaatgtatttcagaTACAATAATAAGTCTAAATGGAGAtattatatgtgtatatacatttagaAACAAAGAAGTTGGATTTTCATCACCATTCATCGGCAGCCATATTTGACTTGACTATTACGTAATTCGTGGCACTATGGCGGATGAGCACCTTGGTGATTTTTCATGTCTAGGGACCCACTAACTCAGTTTAAATGAGAAATTCCCCCAACACCAAATTGCGAACGGGTCTACAGGCCAGGTACTGGATTAATagatatatgtgtgtgttgtctATATCAGCACTTTTGGAGCGCCTATCATCCAATCAGATTGAGGGATTGTAATAAATTGTACCCAAATGTGTTTTATGTGAAAATAATTTGTGTATTTTCTATTAACAGGGCTGTTGGTAGGTTTTATGCGTTTCGATTTTTTAGCATGGTTGCCAGCTAAAGCTAATAATCTCACAATGGCTAAATATTGGCGTATTAATCAGTTTAGCCCTACTTATGCATGCACGCATTGAATGTTGATTCTTACCTGCTGTGTGCCGTTTCTTTACAGAGTCCATGTGTCTGGTCTCAACAAAGGGGGAATGGATACATTCATCGAGAACCTGCCAGGATTTCCTGACAACATCCGACGCAGTTCTTCAGGTGGCTATTGGGTGGCCATGTCTGCTGTTCGACCCAACCCAGGCTTCTCCATGCTTGACTTTCTATCTCAGAGACCCTGGATGAAAAAACTTATATTAAAGGTATAAACATCTTCTTCATCTAACACAACAAATTCAAATCATCAGTTTATTAGTTCACCAAAAATAGCTCATTATTTACTCCCCTCAATGCCACCCAAGATGTAAATGACAAAACAATCCTGAGCTCCACGTCACTATGTTGGTTCTTGGTAAACTCGTGACTAGTTGTCATATTAATCAAAAGCTATTTTATAAAATCGCATTACTTCTAATAATGCACATAGGCTTTTATCGTTTTGGATTTGTGGATACAATAGAAAAGAGttgcatttaatttatttcttcatTGTTTTTGCATATTCAGCTTTTCAGTCAAGCCACGCTGTTGAAGTTTGTGCCGCGCTACAGTCTGGTTGTGGAGCTGCAGGACGCCGGCACATGCGTGCGGAGCTTTCACGACCCGCACGGCATGGTGGCCGCTTACATCAGCGAAGCCCACGAACACAACGGTCACCTGTACCTGGGTTCCTTCCGCTCACCTTATCTGTGCAAGCTGGATCTGAGCAAAGTGTGAAAGGAGCCGACACAAAACGGACAGATTCATCTTCTCGAGTCATTTCATCCTGACTTCCAAACCGATTTTGATGCAATTAACATTGACGACGCTTTAACGGCAGGATTTGTTAACTTCTTCCATACTACATTCAACAAATGAACAAACCactgtgttaatttttttatttagctctgaaatatgtttaaatgatgtgtttttgtgttaGCTATTATACGCTGTGTGGCTGCCTGGTTTTTAATCGAAAGATGTGCCATTACTGTTTTTGTTTCCCACTTAAGTGAAGTATGCAGTTTCTGTACTTGTTTTATTTGCACACTATTATCTGGCACTTAAAACAGAGCTGCAAATGTGATACAGAAAATGAGATTAGAGAGACTCTTAATACTTTTTGTGGCTGCCTGTATATAGAGATGGGGAACTGAAAGAGAGTTTATTATAAAATGAATCTACTCCAGCATTATATAAGATTCAATGTGATAAATGCGTGAATGACTTAACCTATT
It encodes the following:
- the apmap gene encoding adipocyte plasma membrane-associated protein produces the protein MNEPEGLRFRRLNRPQIITDETHEPQPKNTSTYSGKVFRVTLLTLVAFLLFPLLVVVFLLESPIDPEAFSLNEPPLMTGCYEPNLKLRQAERLFEDRLIGPESIANIGDVLYTGTADGKIVKIEGQKFHVLTTLGKPPCGSHEHEHICGRPLGIRVGPNGTLFVADAYLGLFEVNPVTGEAKSLVSTGTLIGGRRLAFVNDLDVTQDGRKVYFTDSSSKWHRRDFMYLIMEATADGRVLEYDTETKEVTVMMENLRFPNGIQLFPDEESVLVAETTMARIKRVHVSGLNKGGMDTFIENLPGFPDNIRRSSSGGYWVAMSAVRPNPGFSMLDFLSQRPWMKKLILKLFSQATLLKFVPRYSLVVELQDAGTCVRSFHDPHGMVAAYISEAHEHNGHLYLGSFRSPYLCKLDLSKV